The Mycobacterium sp. 050128 nucleotide sequence GTGGCTATTCGGTTGGCCTACGAGGCCGATCTTCAAGCAATCTGGTCTAGTTTTCCCGCAGTGGCCGCGACCGAAGAGCGCATCGCACACGCCCAGGCGGCGTGGACCGCGGCGTCGGAAAGCGTGAAAGCCTCACGGGGGCAGTCGGAACGCGGTGTCCGGCGCAGTCCCGCCGAAACTTCAGCGATGTCGGCACTTCGTGAGGCACGCCAGCAGCGCCGCGCAGCGATCACCGAGGTTCGCGCCCAAGCCGCAGGCCCACGCGCGGTGCGAACTGCCGCGTTCAACGCCGCGCAACGAGCCCTCTACCGACCCTACGTCCAGGAGCGGGGGCTGTTCTGGTGCACCTTTAACGATGTGGTGGCCCAACACGCCGGTGCGGTGAAACGCCTTCGTCAGCAACGCATCACCCGACCCGACGCCACACTACGCCACCACCCCTTTGACGGCTCGGGAACGATTGCGGTTCAACTGATTCGCCGCCGCGGCGACCCGCCACGCTCCCCAGCGATAGTCGCATCCCTGGATGGCAAGTACCACAACTACTTTCAGCTTCCGTGGATCGATCCCGAGGTGTGGAACCAGATGTCAGCGAGCCAACAACGGCGTGCCGGGCGAGTCGTCGCCCGGTTCCGTTACGGCCGCAGCGCGGACGGGCCGATGCTGCTGGTGGAGCTGCCCGTCCAGCAGCATCGCCAACTGCCCGCTGACGCCGACATCACCGGTGCGCGACTGACCATCCGCCACACGCCGGCCGGGCTGCGCGCCACTCTCAATGTCTCAGCCACTGTGCCCGATCCCGACACGCGGCGCACCGGCCCGGCGGTGGCAGTGCATCTGGGTTGGCGCCGCGGCGCCGACGGGATCATCGCGGCCACGTGGAGATCGACTCGGGCACTGAACATTCCAGAGGATCTTTGCGCCGTCGTAGTCGCCGAGACCACGCGGACCGGTCGACTCGTCGTGCCCGCGACACTCAACGATGCGTTCGCCCGTGCGGATCAAATCCGGGCCCAGCGCGGGCAAGCTACTCGCGCACTACAGCTATCCCTTGTGACCTGGCTGGCCGAACACGGGCCGATCGACGATCCGCGCACGCCCGGCGGTGTCCTCGATGCCGCGACCGTCGAACATTGGCGCGGCGCAGCGAAATTCCACGCGTTGGCTCGGGCTTGGGCGATGGCCCCGCCGGCGGATGCCGAGTCGATCGCGGCTCTACTTCTGCGCTGGCAGCGCCGCGATCTCAAACTGCGGCGCGGTCCAGACCTCGGCCAGAGGCGTCACGCCATCGCTGCCCGCGACGATCTCTATCGTCGGTTCGCCGCCATGCTCGCCAGCCAGGCCAAAACCCTTGTGCTGGATGATTTGTTGCTGCCTGAACTTACCGCCGCATCCGTCCCGCGACCACGTGCAGCTCACAAAGGCATCGCCGCCGCGCGAAGCGTGGTGGCACCCGGACGGCTGCGTACGCTCGTGACCACCGCCGCTAAGCGCGAGGGCTGCGCCGTCAGGGAGGTCGGTCGCTTTGGGCTCTCCCGCATCCACGGGGACGGCTGCGGCTACGAGAATCCCGCTGATGCGCGGTACCAGTCCGCGACGGTGCACTGTGATGGCTGCGGGCAGGACTACGACCAAGATCATGCGGCCACTGCGTTGATGCTGCGCCGGGCCGGCGCTATCCGTCATGGAGCGAGGGCTTCGACCAGCATCGTCGGCCCGTAGTGGCGGACTCGGCCGGGTATGAGCCCGACGTCGCCCATCAGGGTGTGCACTTGCTGGGGCGAGCGTTGCCGTCCGCCTTGGCAGGAAACAAGCATCAGCAGATCGCTCATCGCTGACACGGTGTTCAGCTGGCCTGGTCCGTGGTGCATATCGATCGTGACCAGCCTCGAACCTGGCGGCATGGTGGCGCGGACGCGCTTGAGGATTTCGCGACAGGCATCATCGTCCCAGTCGTGCAGGATCCATTTCATCGTGTAGACGTCAGCGTGGGCGTCGAGCTGACCGAAGAGGTCGCCGACGCGGCGCTCGATCCGGTCGGTCAATCCTCGTTCGCGCAGGAATGCGTCTGCGTGTTCGATGATCTCGGCTGAGTCGAGCAAGATGCCGCGAGCGTCAGGCCGATGGTCGAGGATGGCTGCAAGCATGTGCCCGACTCCGCCGCCGATGTCGCAGATGGTTCCGCGTCTTGGCCATGGATAGGTCCGCACGATTCCGGCGAGGTCGAACTCGGAGAGCTGGCGCATTGCGTTGGCGAATGTGGCTCTCATATCGGGGCGATCGTCTAAGTAATCCCACAGCGACTTGCCGAATGCCTTTTGATATCCGGAGGTTTGGGCTCCCTCGCGCAGCTGGTCGTCGAGGTGTGCATATGCGGCTGCGGTGTCAGGGTGCGCGAAGTAGGCAGCCCAGGAGGCGATGGATTTGGGGTGTTCTCGGCGCAGCGGTGCGCCGACCTTCGTCAGGCGCACACGTCCCTGACGGTTCAGTTGCATCAGCCGGGAGGCGATCGCGGCGTTGATGATTCTGACCGTTACGTCAGGGTCCAGGTCCAGTTGGTGTGCGAGGTCGACGGGATCACGCGAACTCTTGCCGAGGGCATCGGCGAGCCCGGAGGAGACCAGCACGCCCGCGATCTTCAGTTTGTGCAGCCCCATCGTCACATCGAAGAACAGCGCGAATTCTTCGGGCACCGCGGCATCAGCGAGATCAAAGACACGACGTCGAGCACCCAGGGCGGCGCGCGCGACCCACAGCGGTAACGGCAAGGCGGGCAGGCGCATCGAGATACCTAACCGAGCTTGCCACGATAGTCAGAGAGAACTGTGCCAGTGCTGATCAGCGCTTCCAGCTGGTAAGTCGCATCGAGGAAACGAGTGCGCGCCTCGGCCGTCGGGATCGGACAGGTGTGATGCTGGCCGCCGATGCGGTAACGGAAAGCCGCGAAGCGCTCATAAAGCCAATCGCGCACCGCCGGCGGAATCACGTATGCCGCCAGCGCCAATTTCCACCACCCTCCGAGGTAGGCAGCGACCTGCAGCAGCGCTGCAGACCGGATATCCACGGTCTCGTCAGGCTGTCCCGCGTTGCGGACGTAGACAGCGGAATCCACGCCCTCCAGCTGATGGTGGCGGGACCTGATGTCGCGAGCGAAGTCACTGCCCAGAGAGGCGAATCGCAGCGTTCCATGACGGTCATAGCGAAGAAGGGTGCGCACCGCGCTGTTGCAGACCCCGCACACACCGTCGTACAGCAGAACTGGCGCGTTCGGCAGGCTCTGTACCGCACTCACGTGAACCTCCCCCCGAGGAAGCGATATCGCCTACTCCATCATTGCAAATCGCGCCGCAGAGCGGCATTCGACCTAGGTCGATGTGGCGTCGTCGATGGCTGCCCGGATTTCCTCTCGGCAACGACAGAAACCACTACCCACGAACTGAACAGCATGCGACCCGAAAGACTTTGAGGCATCAGTGCCCCGGCGGGGGAGCGGCACTCGTACCTCAATACTCAATTAATGCCCCAGTATCAGCACTGATAGCTACTGATAGATCAAACGAACTGCACGGGAACAATTTCGGTTCGGGCGATAGCGCGATCGCGATCCGCTACCAGCGCTGTTCTGCGTGGATCGGCCATAAAGCCGTCCATCGCGGACTGAGATGCCCACTCGAACAACTGAATCTCCAGCGGCCGACCCTCGGCACCGTCACTGCGTGCCCGCTGCAGGACCGTGCCGCCATGTTCGCTCACCCACCTCAGCACCGAATCTTCGTAGGCGATCAAGGCCTCCTCCATACCCGGATGACACCAGAGCAACACATAGGACCTCTGCTTCACCACCCGATCCTCGCACGCGATAAAGCCGCATTTCGACCGCGCTACGCACAGGTTCACCTGAACGTGTGCGCTTTGCCGAAAAGCAAGTTGCTGGTGACCATGATTGAGTCCTGCTCGTAGCGGGACGCCACCGTTTGGCTACGAGCCCTCCGGTCCAAGGAGGTCCCATCGGTTCCCAGCAATGTCGAGGAAGACCGCCACACGTCCATACGGCTCTGCGCGGGGCTCGGTCACGAATTCAACTCCGCCGCAGACCATCCGGTCATATGCGACCTGAAAATCATCGACCCGGAGGAAGAGCCCGACGCGGCCCGCGAATTGCTGCCCGATCGCAGCCGCTTGTGTATCACCGTCTGCACGGGCGAGCAGGATGCCAGTTTGGGCCCTGGGCGGACGCACCACGACCCAGCGTTTCGGGCGGCCGTCATTGGTCAAAGCCGGTGAGTCCTCGACCAGCTCGAACCCAAGCAAGTCGACGAAGAATGCGATGGCGGGGTCGTACTCCTTGACAACGATCGC carries:
- a CDS encoding methyltransferase codes for the protein MRLPALPLPLWVARAALGARRRVFDLADAAVPEEFALFFDVTMGLHKLKIAGVLVSSGLADALGKSSRDPVDLAHQLDLDPDVTVRIINAAIASRLMQLNRQGRVRLTKVGAPLRREHPKSIASWAAYFAHPDTAAAYAHLDDQLREGAQTSGYQKAFGKSLWDYLDDRPDMRATFANAMRQLSEFDLAGIVRTYPWPRRGTICDIGGGVGHMLAAILDHRPDARGILLDSAEIIEHADAFLRERGLTDRIERRVGDLFGQLDAHADVYTMKWILHDWDDDACREILKRVRATMPPGSRLVTIDMHHGPGQLNTVSAMSDLLMLVSCQGGRQRSPQQVHTLMGDVGLIPGRVRHYGPTMLVEALAP
- a CDS encoding VOC family protein, with translation MRIDLMAIVVKEYDPAIAFFVDLLGFELVEDSPALTNDGRPKRWVVVRPPRAQTGILLARADGDTQAAAIGQQFAGRVGLFLRVDDFQVAYDRMVCGGVEFVTEPRAEPYGRVAVFLDIAGNRWDLLGPEGS